Proteins encoded together in one Spirochaeta cellobiosiphila DSM 17781 window:
- a CDS encoding response regulator, translating into MAKGSKKVRIYSALEVANICGVVNQTAINWIKNDYLKAFTTPGGQYRVYAEDLVNFLQDRNMRIPDELVEVVHNSEEGKSILIIDDDKELNNLLKTYVERKLTGFTIYQAFDGYEAGSMLYRVRPSIVILDIDLPGVNGHVICKKIKSDADLGSPYIIAVTGMNDSNEERLILEEGADAFLGKPFDPSEVVTLIAEFIEK; encoded by the coding sequence ATGGCGAAGGGGTCTAAAAAGGTAAGAATCTACTCGGCTTTAGAGGTAGCAAATATCTGTGGCGTTGTTAATCAGACAGCTATAAACTGGATCAAGAATGATTATTTAAAAGCTTTTACTACTCCTGGTGGTCAGTATAGAGTCTATGCTGAAGATCTTGTTAATTTCCTTCAGGACAGGAATATGAGGATTCCTGATGAACTAGTGGAAGTTGTTCATAACTCAGAAGAAGGGAAATCGATTCTTATCATAGACGATGATAAAGAGTTGAATAACCTACTTAAAACTTATGTAGAACGTAAATTAACCGGCTTTACTATATATCAGGCTTTTGATGGCTATGAAGCAGGGTCTATGTTGTATAGAGTCCGTCCTTCTATTGTAATCCTGGATATTGATTTACCTGGTGTTAATGGGCATGTTATTTGTAAAAAAATAAAAAGTGATGCAGATTTGGGGTCTCCCTACATCATAGCTGTTACAGGAATGAATGACAGTAATGAAGAGCGTCTTATTTTAGAAGAAGGTGCTGATGCTTTTTTAGGCAAACCTTTTGATCCCAGTGAGGTTGTTACTCTTATTGCTGAATTCATTGAAAAATAA
- a CDS encoding response regulator, protein MDTNQKVLIVEDEDPIRLTLRDYLKRKGYNVLVASDGVGAIKQLLDNDIILMISDYRMDVLGGEYWIKFLEKYCQNLKIIITSGFLKPEFEIPFEVVYKPYDYEDLEKRISQIIKG, encoded by the coding sequence ATGGATACTAATCAGAAAGTACTAATAGTAGAAGATGAAGATCCAATCCGATTGACACTACGAGATTATCTAAAAAGGAAAGGCTATAATGTTTTGGTGGCCTCAGACGGTGTTGGTGCTATTAAACAATTATTGGACAATGACATTATACTGATGATATCTGATTATAGAATGGATGTTCTTGGTGGTGAGTATTGGATTAAATTCTTGGAAAAATACTGTCAAAATCTTAAGATAATAATCACTAGCGGTTTTTTGAAGCCTGAGTTCGAAATCCCCTTTGAGGTTGTGTACAAACCTTATGATTATGAAGATTTAGAAAAGCGAATCTCCCAAATCATTAAGGGGTAG
- a CDS encoding acylphosphatase, whose amino-acid sequence MQAVNIKVRGRVQGVGFRYSTQQKAESFGITGWVRNMPNGNVEIMAEGEDSDLKKFVDWVRIGPSGARVIDVDVSYQFALGSYRKFSIEF is encoded by the coding sequence ATGCAAGCTGTTAATATCAAGGTGAGAGGCCGAGTTCAGGGAGTAGGATTCCGTTATTCAACTCAGCAAAAGGCCGAATCATTTGGTATAACAGGTTGGGTTAGAAATATGCCTAATGGCAATGTTGAAATAATGGCAGAAGGTGAAGACTCTGATCTCAAAAAGTTTGTTGATTGGGTTCGAATAGGTCCTTCAGGTGCTAGAGTTATAGATGTCGATGTTTCTTATCAATTCGCTCTGGGAAGTTATAGAAAGTTCTCTATCGAATTCTAA
- the eno gene encoding phosphopyruvate hydratase, with translation MSIIEYVEAREILDSRGNPTIEVDVILEDGTLGRAAVPSGASTGVHEAVELRDGDKDRFLGKGVKKAVENVNNIIAAEVVGLDALEQVDIDRTLIELDGTENKGRLGANAILGVSMATAKAAAEYLGVPLYKYLGGMKTTTLPVPMANIINGGSHADNSVDFQEFMVMPVGAESIKEAIRVIAEIFHNLKSILKAKGYSTAVGDEGGFAPNLKSNEEAPEVIIEAIKKAGYKPGEDVMIALDPAASEFYDEDKKKYVFKKSDGRELSSEEMASYWAEWVEKYPIISIEDGMAEDDWDGWKDLTNKVGNKVQLVGDDLFVTNTKRLATGIEKGVANAILIKVNQIGTLTETYEAIEMAKRAGYTAIISHRSGETEDVTIADLVVAWETGQIKTGSMSRSDRVAKYNQLIRIEEQLEGIAEYAGKGAFYSIKNK, from the coding sequence ATGAGCATTATTGAGTATGTTGAAGCTCGTGAAATTCTGGACTCCCGTGGTAATCCCACAATTGAAGTAGATGTAATCTTAGAAGATGGAACTCTTGGAAGAGCAGCTGTGCCCTCCGGAGCGTCTACAGGAGTTCATGAGGCGGTTGAGCTTCGGGACGGCGATAAGGACCGATTCTTGGGAAAAGGTGTAAAGAAAGCTGTTGAGAATGTTAACAACATTATTGCAGCCGAAGTTGTTGGCCTAGATGCTCTAGAACAGGTTGATATTGACCGAACTCTTATCGAACTTGACGGCACTGAAAACAAAGGAAGACTAGGAGCGAATGCTATCCTTGGTGTATCAATGGCTACAGCTAAAGCTGCTGCTGAATACCTGGGAGTACCTCTCTATAAATACCTTGGTGGAATGAAGACAACAACTCTACCAGTACCTATGGCAAACATCATCAACGGGGGATCACATGCGGATAACTCAGTTGACTTCCAGGAATTCATGGTTATGCCTGTTGGTGCTGAATCCATTAAGGAAGCCATTCGTGTTATTGCTGAAATTTTTCATAACCTTAAGAGCATTCTTAAAGCTAAAGGATATTCCACAGCTGTTGGTGATGAAGGTGGATTTGCTCCAAACCTAAAAAGCAATGAAGAAGCTCCTGAAGTTATCATAGAAGCCATCAAAAAAGCTGGTTACAAACCAGGTGAAGATGTAATGATTGCCTTAGATCCTGCTGCATCAGAATTTTATGATGAAGACAAGAAAAAATACGTATTCAAAAAATCTGACGGTCGTGAATTATCTTCAGAAGAAATGGCATCTTACTGGGCTGAATGGGTTGAAAAATATCCTATTATCTCTATTGAAGATGGTATGGCCGAAGATGACTGGGATGGTTGGAAAGACCTAACAAACAAAGTTGGTAACAAAGTACAACTTGTTGGTGATGACTTATTCGTAACCAACACCAAAAGATTGGCAACTGGTATCGAAAAAGGTGTAGCCAATGCCATCCTTATTAAGGTTAACCAAATTGGTACTTTAACAGAAACTTATGAAGCAATAGAAATGGCTAAGAGAGCTGGTTATACAGCGATCATATCCCACAGATCAGGTGAAACGGAAGACGTAACTATTGCTGACTTAGTAGTAGCATGGGAAACAGGACAAATCAAAACTGGTTCCATGAGCCGATCTGACAGAGTAGCGAAATACAACCAATTAATCAGAATTGAAGAGCAACTTGAAGGTATTGCAGAATACGCAGGAAAAGGTGCTTTCTATTCCATTAAAAACAAATAG
- a CDS encoding proline--tRNA ligase — MLYSKLAGKTKREVPQLKKDDSFYLLVQAGYVQSLGKGLHSFLPLGMRVLKNISEMIRLHMEPLGGQEVLIPLVNPVDIWRKSGRLELMSRDIIRFHDKNGRDLILSPTHEEAMVELIRDNVHSYRDLPLFLFQIQSKYRDETKTKGGLIRSKEFIMKDGYSFHKSFSDLNNFFPKVFAAYRKFFKSCDLDVIEAESGVGFMRGNKAYEFLVPCSYGDNTLIQCPNCGYAANQDVALSEKHFSVQVLKPLEKVETKDCITMETLSERLEVDKDQLAKPLVYSSTRGLVMVLVRGDYEVSEEKLSAFLGYPVGSLASKRELRTEGLIPGYMSPINLEIDIPVVVDELVANSSNLIYGANERDYHYLNGNFGRDFESPYVADIARVHAGDLCKSCGRELVENKVVEVANIFKLSDYYTRTMDVTYQGDDGKKKYPYMGSYGIGISRLVSVLVDKNKDDKGIGWPLNLAPYKVGLVAIGHSLRIKDVAQSIYKQLERECLFDDREESVGVKFKDLDLIGIPLRIVVSSDSLKEGMVEFKERSSGRTWLVAVDDVLSTVKQFFGEQNWSSN; from the coding sequence ATGTTATATTCAAAACTTGCAGGAAAAACAAAAAGAGAGGTTCCCCAACTAAAAAAGGATGATAGTTTCTATTTGCTTGTACAAGCTGGCTATGTTCAGTCTTTGGGCAAAGGTCTCCATTCTTTTCTTCCTTTGGGAATGAGAGTTCTTAAGAATATCAGTGAAATGATTCGCCTTCACATGGAGCCATTAGGGGGGCAAGAGGTTTTGATTCCTTTGGTTAACCCTGTAGATATATGGAGAAAAAGTGGCCGCCTGGAACTAATGTCAAGAGACATTATCCGTTTTCATGATAAAAATGGTCGTGATCTCATCCTTTCCCCAACTCATGAAGAGGCTATGGTTGAGTTGATTCGGGATAATGTTCATTCCTACCGAGATCTTCCTTTATTTCTTTTTCAAATACAATCAAAATATCGTGATGAGACTAAAACTAAAGGGGGATTAATTCGTTCTAAAGAGTTCATTATGAAAGATGGTTATTCTTTTCATAAAAGCTTTAGTGATTTGAATAATTTTTTTCCTAAAGTTTTTGCGGCTTATCGTAAGTTTTTCAAATCCTGTGATTTGGATGTGATTGAGGCCGAATCAGGAGTCGGCTTTATGCGTGGTAATAAAGCCTATGAATTTCTTGTTCCTTGTTCTTATGGTGATAATACTCTTATACAGTGCCCAAATTGTGGGTACGCAGCCAATCAGGACGTAGCGTTAAGTGAAAAGCACTTTTCTGTTCAAGTTTTAAAACCCTTGGAGAAGGTTGAAACAAAAGACTGTATTACCATGGAAACTTTATCTGAACGATTAGAGGTCGATAAAGATCAGTTAGCTAAGCCTTTGGTTTATAGTTCGACAAGAGGATTGGTGATGGTTCTTGTCAGAGGGGATTATGAGGTTAGTGAGGAAAAGCTTTCTGCTTTTCTGGGGTATCCTGTAGGTTCTTTAGCGTCAAAAAGGGAATTACGAACAGAAGGTTTGATACCTGGTTATATGTCACCGATTAATTTAGAGATCGATATTCCTGTTGTGGTTGATGAATTAGTAGCCAACTCCTCCAACTTAATATATGGGGCAAATGAAAGGGATTATCATTATTTAAATGGGAATTTTGGACGTGACTTTGAATCTCCCTATGTAGCTGATATAGCTAGGGTTCATGCTGGTGATTTATGCAAAAGTTGTGGCCGGGAATTGGTTGAAAACAAAGTAGTGGAAGTTGCCAATATTTTTAAATTGAGTGATTATTATACCAGAACTATGGATGTTACCTATCAAGGAGATGATGGAAAAAAGAAGTATCCCTATATGGGGTCATATGGAATAGGGATTAGCCGTCTAGTGTCTGTTCTTGTTGACAAGAACAAAGATGATAAAGGTATTGGTTGGCCTCTTAATTTGGCTCCCTACAAAGTTGGATTAGTAGCAATAGGTCATTCCCTACGTATAAAAGATGTTGCTCAGAGTATATATAAACAACTAGAAAGGGAGTGCTTGTTTGATGATAGAGAAGAGTCTGTTGGTGTTAAATTTAAGGATCTTGACTTAATTGGCATACCTTTAAGAATTGTTGTATCATCGGATAGTCTAAAGGAAGGTATGGTTGAGTTTAAAGAAAGAAGCTCAGGACGTACTTGGTTAGTCGCTGTAGATGATGTTCTATCTACGGTAAAGCAGTTTTTTGGAGAGCAGAATTGGAGTTCGAATTAA